Sequence from the Streptomyces peucetius genome:
GGTTCTCGGCGGGCGTCGGGCTGTCCGCGTACTACAAGGCGGCGGAGGATCCGACGACCGGAGACCTCTTCCACGGCGACGACCGGGAGCGCCGGCGGGCGGATCTGCTGTGGAGCCTGGACCATCTGCCGCAGGGCAGGTCGTCGTTCCTCGTCACCACGTCCCGGCAGGGCGAGGGGAACCTCACGGGGACGCGGGCCTTCGTCAGCAAGGTGAAGGCGCCGGCGCGGGTGTCGTCCATCGTGCTGGACAGCGGCGGGCACAACTTCAACACCTGGCGGCGTGAGATCCCGCCCGCCCTGGAGTGGCTCGGCAGCCGGCTCAGCCCTTCGTGACGCCGGGCCTCTCGACGCCGGGGTTCTCGACGCCGGGGGACGGCGTGGCGCCGGGCTGCCTGTCTCCGTGCTTCCTGACGCCGGGCCTCTTGTCGCCGGCCGCGGGCGGGACCGTCGCGATGGTCTCCAGGGCGACCTCGGCCCGGGCGATGTCCTGCGCGTCGGCGTCGATCGAGCGGCGCAGCGCTTCGTGCAGCCGGGCCGGGGTGAGGACGCCGAGGAACCGGCCCCGTTCCTCCTTGTCGATCACCGCGATCCAGCCCGCGTCGTGCTGGAGCATCGTGGAGAATGCCTGCTTGAGCGAGGCGCCGACCGGCAGCCAGGCCTCCATCCGGCGGGCGTGGTCGCGCACGGAGCCGTGCTGCCGGGCGTGCTCGGCGGAGATCCAGCCGTGCAGGTTGTCGTCGCCGTCCAGGACGACGGCCCAGCGGGCTCCGAGGTCGCGGGGGAGCGGGTCGTCGAGGTGGACGACCGGCGGCTGCTCCAGGTCGGCCGGTTCGATGGGGGTCACGGACAGCCGCTTGAGTCCGCGGTCGGCACCGACGAAGTCGGCCACGTAGGGAGTGGCCGGGGCGCCGAGGACGGCGGCGGGGGCGTCGAACTGCTCGATCCTGCCCTGCCCGTAGACGGCTATACGGTCCCCGAGGCGAACGGCCTCCTCGATGTCGTGGGTGACGAACAGGACCGTCTTGCGTACCTGCGACTGGAGCTTCAGGAACTCGTTCTGCAGATGCTCGCGCACGACCGGGTCGACCGCGCCGAACGGCTCGTCCATCAGCAGCACCGGAGGGTCGGCCGCGAGCGCCCGGGCCACGCCGACACGCTGGCGCTGGCCGCCGGAGAGCTGCTCGGGGTAGCGGTCGCCGTACACGGACGGGTCGAGGCCGACCAGGTCGAGCAGTTCGGCGGCGCGGGCACGGGCCTTGGCCCTTTTGACGCCGAGGAGGTGGGGGACGGTCGCGGTGTTCTCCAGGACCGTCTTGTGCGGGAAGAGGCCGACCTGCTGGATCACGTAGCCGATGCGACGGCGCAACTCGACCGGGTCGCTCTCCGCGATGTCCCGGCCGTCGACGAGTATCCGGCCGCCGGTCGGTTCGATGAGCCGGTTGACCATCTTCATGGTGGTGGTCTTGCCGCAGCCGGACGGTCCGACGAGCGTGACCAGTTCACCCTCCGCGACCTCGAAGGAGAGGTCGTCCACGGCCGTGGTGCCGTCGGGGTACCTCTTGGTGACGTGCTCGAATCGGATCATGACTCCCCATTGTGCCCGGCTGCGGTGTGACAACCATGGTGCTGCAACGCGGTGGTCCTGGGGGACTGTCAGTGGCCGGGGATAGGGTCGCGGACGTCACAGAATGGGCGCGGCACGACGGGGGAGGTGTGAGTCGATGAGTACGGGGTGGGAGAGCGCGGAGCGGGCGGCGCAGAGCTGTCTCGCGGCGAACGAATGGATCTGCGGCGAGTATCTGCGCACGCGCAGCGAGGAGTTGACCGACGCGACCCTCCAGCATGTGTGGATCACCGTCGTATCGGTGCTGATCGGGCTGGCGGTCGCCTTCCCGCTGGCCCTGCTGGCCCGTGCCGGGCCGCGGTTCGCCGGTCCCGTGCTGGGGCTCACCACTCTGCTCTACACGATCCCGTCGCTGGCCATGTTCTCGCTGCTGCTGCCGTTCTTCGGGCTGTCGGCGGCGCTGGTGGTCACCGGGCTGGTGCTCTACTCCCTCACCATCCTCGTGCGGAACATCATGGCCGGCCTCGACGCGGTACCGGCCGAGACGCGTGAGGCGGCCCGCGGCATGGGCTACGGCCCCGCGAGGATGCTGTGGGAGGTGGAGCTCCCGCTCGCGCTGCCCGCCTTGATGGCGGGCACTCGGATCGCGACCGTGTCGACGGTCGCGCTGACGACGGTGGGCGCGCTCGTCGGCAAGGGCGGCCTCGGCAATCTCATCGACGACGGCGTGCAGACCACGTTCAAGGCCCAGGTGCTGACGGCCTCCGTGCTGTGCGTCCTGCTGGCGGCCGTCGCCGATCTGCTGCTCCTCGCCGCCCAGCGGCTGCTCACCCCCTGGACCCGGATACGCGCGGCGGAGGCGAAGCCCTGATGGACGCGGTCACGGGTGCGTGGACCTGGCTCACCACCGGCGCCAACTGGTCGGGCGAGTCGGGCGCCTGGCACCGGCTCGTCGAGCATCTGTACGTCAGCGGGGCCGCGCTCGTCCTGGCCTGTGCGATCGCGCTGCCGGTCGCCCTGTGGCTCGGGCACATGGGCAGGGGCGGCGCCCTCGCGGTCAACATCTCCAACGCCGGCCGGGCCGTTCCCGTCTTCGCCGTCCTCGCCCTGTTCATGCTCACGCCGCTGCGCAGCGCCGGATATGTGCCGACGATCATCGCGCTGGTGCTGTTCGCGGTGCCGCCGCTGCTGACCAACGCGTACGTGGGCATGCGCGAGGTGGACCGGGCCGTGGTGGAGGCCGCCAGGGGCATGGGCATGTCGGGCGGCCAGGTCTTCCTGCGGGTCGAGCTGCCCCTCGCGTACCCGCTGCTGATGACCGGCCTGCGGTCCGCCGCCGTCCAGGTGGTGGCGACGGCCACGATCGCCTCGATGGTCGGACAGGGCGGCCTCGGCCGCATCATCACCGCCGGGTTCAACACCTACGACACACCGCAGGTGGTCGCGGGAGCCCTGCTCGCGGCGCTGCTGGCCCTGCTGGTGGAAGGGGTGCTGGTGGCCGCCGACCGGCTGCTGAGCCCCCTGCGCAAGTCCGTGCCGTCGTCCGGCTGACGGCACCTCGTCCCTTGTCCCATTCGCAACTCTTCCATGTCGCTGGACGGAGAACCTGATGACCAAGACCTCGCGCATCGCGGGTGCGGTGCTCGCCGTGGTGACCCTGACGGGTTCCCTCGCCGGGTGCGGCGGCGAATCCCTCGAGCAGGAGAAGGACAGCGGCGCGTCGGAGGGCGGGTCCGGCAAGAAGGGCACGCTCGTCGTCGGTGCCGCCACGTTCACGGAGTCCAAGGTGCTCGCCGAGCTGTACGCGCAGCTGCTGGGCGACGCCGGATACAAGACCTCGATCACCACGGTGAAGAACCGTGAGCTGTACGAACCGTCCCTGGAGAAGGGCGAGATCGACGTCGTACCGGAATACGCGGCGACGCTCGCCGAATTCCTCAACGCCAAGGTGAACGGGCCGAAGGCCCCCGAGGAGAAGCCCGTCGCGTCGGGTGATGTCGCCGCGACGGTGAAGGCGCTCACCGGGCTCGCGGAGCCCCGCGGACTGAAGGTGCTGCCCGCCGGGGAGGCCGTCGATCAGAACGCCTTCGCCGTCTCGGAGGAATTCGCGGAGAAGAACAAGCTCAAGACCCTTTCGGATCTTGGTGGTTCGAAGCTGAGGGTGAAGATCGCGGCCGGTGACGAGTGCGAGGTGCGGCCCTTCTGCGCACCGGGTCTGAAGAAGACCTACGGCATCGACGTGGCGGGCATCGACCCCAAGGGTGTCGGCACTCCGCAGGCCAAGCAGTCCGTCAAGGACGGTGAGAACGAGATGGTCCTCACCTACACCACCGACGGCACGCTCGCGGGCTACGGACTGGTGGTCCTGGAGGACGACAAGAAGCTGCAGAACGCGGACAACGTCCTTCCGGTCGTCAATGCGAAGGACGCCGGCAGTCAGGAGATCGCCGATGTCCTCGCGAAGCTCACCAAGGCGCTGACCACGGAGGATCTCGCCGAGATGAACCGCAAGGTGGACGGGGAACGCGCCAAGCCCAAGGACGTCGCGAAGGCATATCTGGAGTCGGAAGGGCTTCTGAGGAAGTAACCGGCGGGCGGCCCGGCGTTCTCGCCAAGAGATTTGCCGGGCCGACACCCCATTCACGCGCTACGCACGGTAAATTTCGGGCCATGCCACGAGGACGCCACCGCCATTCCCCTCCCCTGCACAAGCTGCTGCCTCCTTCGGCAGTCGCCGCAGCGTCGGTTCTGTGCGCCTTGGGCGCGTGGTTCGTCGGCAACGCTGTCGTGCTGCGCGTGCTCGTCGCCGC
This genomic interval carries:
- a CDS encoding ABC transporter ATP-binding protein is translated as MIRFEHVTKRYPDGTTAVDDLSFEVAEGELVTLVGPSGCGKTTTMKMVNRLIEPTGGRILVDGRDIAESDPVELRRRIGYVIQQVGLFPHKTVLENTATVPHLLGVKRAKARARAAELLDLVGLDPSVYGDRYPEQLSGGQRQRVGVARALAADPPVLLMDEPFGAVDPVVREHLQNEFLKLQSQVRKTVLFVTHDIEEAVRLGDRIAVYGQGRIEQFDAPAAVLGAPATPYVADFVGADRGLKRLSVTPIEPADLEQPPVVHLDDPLPRDLGARWAVVLDGDDNLHGWISAEHARQHGSVRDHARRMEAWLPVGASLKQAFSTMLQHDAGWIAVIDKEERGRFLGVLTPARLHEALRRSIDADAQDIARAEVALETIATVPPAAGDKRPGVRKHGDRQPGATPSPGVENPGVERPGVTKG
- a CDS encoding ABC transporter permease yields the protein MSTGWESAERAAQSCLAANEWICGEYLRTRSEELTDATLQHVWITVVSVLIGLAVAFPLALLARAGPRFAGPVLGLTTLLYTIPSLAMFSLLLPFFGLSAALVVTGLVLYSLTILVRNIMAGLDAVPAETREAARGMGYGPARMLWEVELPLALPALMAGTRIATVSTVALTTVGALVGKGGLGNLIDDGVQTTFKAQVLTASVLCVLLAAVADLLLLAAQRLLTPWTRIRAAEAKP
- a CDS encoding ABC transporter permease codes for the protein MDAVTGAWTWLTTGANWSGESGAWHRLVEHLYVSGAALVLACAIALPVALWLGHMGRGGALAVNISNAGRAVPVFAVLALFMLTPLRSAGYVPTIIALVLFAVPPLLTNAYVGMREVDRAVVEAARGMGMSGGQVFLRVELPLAYPLLMTGLRSAAVQVVATATIASMVGQGGLGRIITAGFNTYDTPQVVAGALLAALLALLVEGVLVAADRLLSPLRKSVPSSG
- a CDS encoding ABC transporter substrate-binding protein, which produces MTKTSRIAGAVLAVVTLTGSLAGCGGESLEQEKDSGASEGGSGKKGTLVVGAATFTESKVLAELYAQLLGDAGYKTSITTVKNRELYEPSLEKGEIDVVPEYAATLAEFLNAKVNGPKAPEEKPVASGDVAATVKALTGLAEPRGLKVLPAGEAVDQNAFAVSEEFAEKNKLKTLSDLGGSKLRVKIAAGDECEVRPFCAPGLKKTYGIDVAGIDPKGVGTPQAKQSVKDGENEMVLTYTTDGTLAGYGLVVLEDDKKLQNADNVLPVVNAKDAGSQEIADVLAKLTKALTTEDLAEMNRKVDGERAKPKDVAKAYLESEGLLRK